TTCGACCTGGGTAAGCTGCAGAGTGGTTTCTAGTAGTGCAGCCAGGATCTGCTCAATGCTGCCATCGCCCGTAAACTTGCGAGCCGCTTCAAAGAACCAGCGCAGTTTTTCAAGCGCCGTGCTTGATGAGCCGACGGAAGGCAGTTGCTCGATGATTTCGCGGATGGTGGAAGTAGAGGTGGCATCACTGACGCCGAAGTGAAGCAGCGGTCCGTCTGGCGTGCCGAAGGCGAGCGTGTCGCCGGTGTGCAGAGCCTTGCGCCCGGAGACTCGCTGGCCGTTCCAGAAGGTGCCATGCCGGCTGTCACTGTCCACGATGTAATACGTACTGCCGTCGCGCACGATTTCCGCATGACGCCGGGAGACATAGGGGTGCGCGAGAACGATATCGTTCTCCGGAAGACGCCCGATGGTCAGAGGGAGCCGGGTGATGGTTCCTGAGTCGCGCGTCTGGTCTTCGACGAGCGTGTATGGGATGGCGATGAGTTCCGGCATTTGCCACGGATTCTACCGGAAAGCAGGGGGGTAATGCGTTGAAATTACTGAGGAACGGAAGGAAATTGCGGCAGGAAAAATCGGCTCCAGTTCTTGCGTGCAACACGCAGAGAACTGGAGCCGCTGGATGAAAGAGGTTAGAACTCAAGCCGCAAGGAGACCTGACCATTGCGCGCGCTGCCGAAATCGGAGCCACGGGCGGTGGTGATGGTGCCGTATTGCGGGCTGGAGATGTCGAGGTTGGGATCGTTGAGGTTGGTGTGGTTCAGCACATTGGCAAAGGTGCCTTCCGCACGCAGTTTGACCTCGCGATAGATGGTGAAGGTTTTGAAGAGACCGGCAGACCAGTTGACCGTGCCCGGGCCTTCAAGTGAGCCGACCTGCGCATTGCCAAAGCGGCCGATGGGCGCGATGCCGACTGTATTCCCTTGACTGTCAGTGGTGGTGCCGCCTACGTTGCAGGCATCGCCCCACTGCCAGTTGCCTTGCTGCCCTGGGCAGATGTAGGCCTGTTTGTTGATCCAGTCGGTGCGGTTGGCATTGCGTGCCTTGCCCTCGGCGACCTGATCCGGGTGCTGGGCGCGGCCCGGATAAGAGCCTCCCTGATAGTTGCTGCTCAGGCCCGAGCCGGTTCCGGAGGGATCGAGATTGCCGCCGGGGAAATAGGGGCTGAGATAGGGACCGCTCTGCCATAGGAAGATGCTGCTGATCTGCCATCCGCCGGCGATGGTGTCTTCGAGCCGGTTCATGTGCGTGCCGAATTGACGGCCATGGCCGAAGGGCAGGCTGTAGACGAGGGTCGTGTTCCAGCGATGCCGGCGGGTGCCGTAGACGTTGCCGAAATCAATTTCGCGATTGAAGCCATACTCGGCACGCGCGCCGCCGGTTTCACCCGCGAAGCCCGTGTTGTTTGGGCCCTGATCGTCGGAGAGATTCTTGGCATAGGTGTAGTCGGAATCAAAGGTGAGCCCGTTGCCGGTGTGATGGCTGAAGTCGAGCTGCAGCGCGTTGTAGTTGGCGTTTGCGCCTACGGCGCGCGTGTTGATGACGCCCCAGTTGGGGAAGGGACGATCGCTGAGGGGACGGAAATAAGCTGACTTGGTGGAAGAGTAGGTCGGCAAATCATTCAGGTTAGGTGCCCAGACGAGGTCGTGGGTTTCCATGCCGATGTAGGAGATGCGCGCGCCATAGCCGGCGCCGAACTCGTGATCAACCGAGAGGGTGTACTGCTCGGAGTAGGGGTCTTTCCAGTTCACGGCGTTGGCGGTGCCAAAGTAGGCTGTGCCGTATGCGCCAGCCGCGGAGCTTTGACCCTGGCCGGCGTAGATCTGCGGCCATGAGTAGGCGGGACCCGTCTGGGTTTCGCTGTTGGCGTAAATGGTGGTGGCGGCCTGCAGAGTGCCGGTCAGCGAGTAGTAGATGGAGCCGAGCGTGGTGATGTCATACATGCCGAATCCACCACGAATGGCCGTGCGGTCATCGTTGAAGGGACGGAATGCGAAGCCGAAGCGCGGCATGAAGCGCAGGTGCGGCACCTTTTTGAGATAGCTGGGGAAGCCAGCCGCCGTATTGTCGAGCACGGGTGTGCAAGGCGCGCCATTGGCTGACGGTGATCCAGTGGTCTGGCCTACGGGACATGCATTGAAGCTGGCGAGATATCCGGGAGAGAGCGTATTTTCCGCGCCATCAGGGAAGATGGCTTCACCAGAGAGCGGCACGTTGGGGTTGAAGTTGCCGATGTTGCCCGAGGGATCATGATAACCGGGCTCGAAGTCATAGCGTACGCCGTAGTCGAGGGTGAGCCGCTGCGAGACGTTCCAGTGATCCTGCGCGAAGAAGGCGTAATGGTTGGAGATGCCGTCGTTGTCTGACTGCACGACATCATATTCAGTGCCCTGAGGCACGCCGATGAGGAAGTCGCCGAATTCTTGCCCTGTGAAGTTTTTGCCAGTGTTGAAGTTGAAGGTCCCGTAATTGTCCGCGCCGAAGAAACCGAGCGGAGTGATGGCCTCAATGTGACGGATGTCAAAGCCCGCCTTGACGACATGTTGCTTGTGCGTCCAGGTGAGTGTGTCGTTGTACTCAAAGAGGCGCGATTTGCTCGTAGCGGCGATACGGTCCGCATTCAGAGAACTGAGGTAGTTGAAGTCCAATTCAGGAACGCCGTTGAAGAACAGATGCTGCAAGCCTTGCAGCCCGGAGGACTGCACAAAAGAGGGGCCGTTGAAGGCGTTGGTGGTGCCCTGCGTGTAGAGGTTGAAGCCGAAGCGGAATTCGTTCAGCAGGTGCGGATTGAAGGTGTAGTTGCCTGCTACGACCAGAGCACGGTTTTGGCCGATCTTCTGGCCCTCGGGGACGAGCAGGGGCTCCGGCTGATTCTGCGTGATGTTCTTCCAGGTGTAGCGGGCGAAGACGAGGGCGCGCTGGCCGAAGTATTGGTCACCGCGCACGTCGAACTGGTTGGATTTATAAGCAGTGTTCTGATTGACGATGTAGTTGATCTCGCCAGGTGTGTAAGACGTGGTGTCGCCGGTGTTCGGGTCGGGGAAGAACTGCAGAAACTTCTGCGACACGCTGTTGATGGGCACCGTGTAGTTGGGATAGACCGCGCCGGTGAAGGGGTTGGTCAACGGCTGCACCCCTTTGACCTGCGAGAAGTTGCCCTGCTTCATTTGCGCGGTGGGCACGCTGTACTGAGCGGCCGTGGACTTGGGCAGCCGGAAGCCTTCAAAGTCAGCAAAGAAGAAGGTGCGATTGCGGCCGTTGTAGATGTGAGGAATCCAGACAGGACCGCCACCGGAGACACCAAAGTCGTTGCCGACAATGTGGGGCTTTTGCAGGGTTCCGTAGGGAATTGCATTGAAGGCTGAGTTCTGGAAGTACCAGAAGGCGGAACCATGAAAATTGTTGGTGCCGCTCTTGGTGATGACGGTGATCTGGCCAGGCTGGCCGAACTCCGCATTGTCGAGCACGCCCTCGACGCGCAACTCTGCGATGGCTTCGCCGGAAGGAAAGGCGTCTTGAATTGGGCTGTTTCCAGTTACATTTTGAAGGCTGATGCCGTCGACCGTGAGGTCAGACTGGGAGGGGAGTCCGCCTTGCACCGAGAAGCTGACGCCGGTGCCATCCGGATTTCCGGTATCGGACTGTACGCCGGGGAGTGTCTGGATGAGGCCGAGAGGACTGGTGCCATTCTGGCTGGCGCGATAATTTGCGGGAAGATTTTCAACGTCCACGGCGTTGTAGGTCGCCTCAATCGTGGGCGACTCGGTGGTGATGGCGCCTCTTGACTGCGCATTCACTGTGACCTTCTGGCTTACATTACCCAGCTTGAGCGTGACGTCGGCACGAAGCTGCTGGCGGGCAGCAAGCGTCAGCCCACTGAGCACTTCATTTTCAAAGCCGCTGGCGCTGACCGAGATGGTGTAATGGCCCTCTGTCAGGGTGAAGAACTGGTATTGCCCGGACTGCCCTGTGACCGTGTGGTGAGTCACGCCTGTATCGGTTGCGGTGAGTGTGACACTTGCCCCGGGAATGACAGCTCCGGAAGGATCTTTGACGATGCCGAGAATTGTGCCTTGCGTCGATTGAGCCAACACTGCTGCAGGGAGCAGCAGTGCAAAAAACAGACAAAGAAATACGTAACAATTACGGCGAAAATGCATTGTCCACGCCTCCTGCGGGAACGGTAACAGCCACCGGTTACGGAGCAGTAAAATCTGGGTGCTGCGCGGTATTCATTTGTGGATTCAGAAGATGAAAAGAATGTAACTGAAAATGAGACATAAGATGGCATCCTGCTCCCGGCAGAAAGGGCTTGCCGAGAGGCTACGCTTGGCTGGATCTGAGAACGATCGAAAAAATGGTGCGGAGGGCGCTCTTGAGAGGTGGGGCGAGTCTGATGGTGGGAGCCTCGATTCAGGAGATTCTCTGCCTGGGCGCTACCCTTGTGCTCTTGCCAAGATTACAGAAAATTAACAGAGTTGGCGGAGGTCGCAAAGGTACAAAGGAGAATACGGCCTTGCGCAGGAGTGCGGCGAAAGCAGATGTTTGTGCGAGGTTATTTTGATTCGTGAAGCGGGGGGAGCGGTGAAGAAGGTGCGCGTGCAGGGCGGTTTCAAGGGATTGGCCATGCTGGCGGGGGCGATGCTCCTAAGCAGCGGAGCGACTTGTTTTGCTGGCGCAAGACCGGCTTTGCCTCAGACCGAGCAGCAGATCATCGCAAACCTGCGTGCGCACGTGCATCACGTGTTTGTGGTCTATCAGGAAAATCGCTCCTTTGACTCCTATTTCGGATCGTTTCCTGGTGTAGACAATCTGGCCACGGCGGAGGCCCGCGCACATGGCTTTCGGCAGTGGGATGCGATCGGGCATCAATGGATTACGCCGTTTCTGATGCATGCTTCCGATACTGCCGATGCGGATCACTCCCGCCTGGCGCTGCTGACCAAGACGGATCACGGCAAGATGGACAAGTACGTCAGCTTTGAAGAAGAGAACCTGGTCAACGTTTCCATGGCCAGCCCACAGTACGCCGAACAGGTAGGCATGCTGACGATGGGTCATGAAGACTGCACCACGATTCCCTTTTTGTGGATGTATGCCCATCACTTTACGATCTACGATCATATCTTTCAGGCGATGGATGGTCCTTCCACGCCGGGCAATATTGAACTGATTGCCGCGCAAACAGGCCAGACAGAAGCGGCCCGGCATCCGGAGCGGGCCTTCAAGTCGATCTTTGGCACCGGTGATCCGGTGGTGAATGATGCGAATCCGGCGTTCGGACCTTACGCATTTCCTTACCAGGCGGATGGTGCGCTGCAGATTGATCAGACCTACGCAACGTTGATGCTGACCTTAAAGGGCCGCGAAGCGACGGAAGCCAAAGTCGACAGCGACGACATCAAGGAAGATGTGAGCGAGCTGGCCCGGTTGAATCACAACGCCGTGCCTTGGGGCTGGTATCAGGAAGGATTCGGCGACGGAAAAGGAAATCATCACCCGGCTTATATTCCGCATCATAATTCGCCGCAATACTTTGGCTACATCCGCAAGAACCCGAAGATGTGGATGGGCGAACATGATCTGCTCGACTTCTTCACGGTGATTGAGAAGCATGAGCTGCCGGAGAAGAGTGTTTCGATCATCAAGGGAGGATATAAGAATCCCTTTGGCTGGAAGCCGGCGAATCCGGCGGCGGCGAATATTCTTGGAGATGACGATCACCCAGGCTATTCAGATTCGCAGCTCTCGGAGTCGCTGGTCGCAAAGGTGGTGAATGCAGTCGCGCACAGTCCTTACTGGAAGAGTTCGGCGATCATCGTTCTCTGGGATGATTCGGAGGGCTTCTATGATCATGTGCCGCCTCCGCAGTTCGAAGAATGCCCTGACAAGGAACCCTGTGGAGACGGACCGCGTGTGCCATTGATTTTGATCTCTCCCTATGCCCGCTCGGGTGGGGTGGACAGCAACTCTGGCGATCAAGGCTCGTTTGCGAAGTTTTTGGATGTGCTGTTCCGGCTGCCGGCGCTCGGTTCATTGCCGGATGAAAAGCCCTATCTTCCCGAGGGTCCGCGGGACACAAATCCGCGGCTGTCAAACCTGCTGGGCGGCTTTGATCCGGCGCGCCTTGCAGGCGAAAAGGCTCTGATTCCTCCATCAGAAGCTGAGATTCCCGCCACGGTAGTGAATCATTTTCCGCCATCAATGACCTGCAAAGATACGGGAGTGGCTCCAGTGGCGATTCCCGGTGGATCGCTTACCCCGCCGAAGGGATTTACGAATCCTATCCCGTAGAGCCGTGGTGATCGGGAGACAATCAACTTTTAGTCGCGAGATGGTGCGGAAAATGTGCCATCTCGCGGCGACGTTGCGCGGTGGCGGCCGCGGGAGTATGGGTCGGACCTGAATGGAAATGCGGGCGTAAGAGGCTTCGTGTGCCAACCTGCCTGAGCATCCCGCAGTAGCCTCAGAACATCCTACCTGTCACACCTTACGAAGTCCGAAATGCGTGCCAAGTTTTGACGGTACGGGTCCACCGAATGCATAAAATGCAGACCCTGACTTCGTGAGCTACCTGCAGGACAGGGGCAATCCAGCATGCGGCGCGTTCCACAATCCACCTATCGTTTACAA
The DNA window shown above is from Acidobacterium capsulatum ATCC 51196 and carries:
- a CDS encoding phospholipase C; its protein translation is MIREAGGAVKKVRVQGGFKGLAMLAGAMLLSSGATCFAGARPALPQTEQQIIANLRAHVHHVFVVYQENRSFDSYFGSFPGVDNLATAEARAHGFRQWDAIGHQWITPFLMHASDTADADHSRLALLTKTDHGKMDKYVSFEEENLVNVSMASPQYAEQVGMLTMGHEDCTTIPFLWMYAHHFTIYDHIFQAMDGPSTPGNIELIAAQTGQTEAARHPERAFKSIFGTGDPVVNDANPAFGPYAFPYQADGALQIDQTYATLMLTLKGREATEAKVDSDDIKEDVSELARLNHNAVPWGWYQEGFGDGKGNHHPAYIPHHNSPQYFGYIRKNPKMWMGEHDLLDFFTVIEKHELPEKSVSIIKGGYKNPFGWKPANPAAANILGDDDHPGYSDSQLSESLVAKVVNAVAHSPYWKSSAIIVLWDDSEGFYDHVPPPQFEECPDKEPCGDGPRVPLILISPYARSGGVDSNSGDQGSFAKFLDVLFRLPALGSLPDEKPYLPEGPRDTNPRLSNLLGGFDPARLAGEKALIPPSEAEIPATVVNHFPPSMTCKDTGVAPVAIPGGSLTPPKGFTNPIP
- a CDS encoding TonB-dependent receptor yields the protein MLAQSTQGTILGIVKDPSGAVIPGASVTLTATDTGVTHHTVTGQSGQYQFFTLTEGHYTISVSASGFENEVLSGLTLAARQQLRADVTLKLGNVSQKVTVNAQSRGAITTESPTIEATYNAVDVENLPANYRASQNGTSPLGLIQTLPGVQSDTGNPDGTGVSFSVQGGLPSQSDLTVDGISLQNVTGNSPIQDAFPSGEAIAELRVEGVLDNAEFGQPGQITVITKSGTNNFHGSAFWYFQNSAFNAIPYGTLQKPHIVGNDFGVSGGGPVWIPHIYNGRNRTFFFADFEGFRLPKSTAAQYSVPTAQMKQGNFSQVKGVQPLTNPFTGAVYPNYTVPINSVSQKFLQFFPDPNTGDTTSYTPGEINYIVNQNTAYKSNQFDVRGDQYFGQRALVFARYTWKNITQNQPEPLLVPEGQKIGQNRALVVAGNYTFNPHLLNEFRFGFNLYTQGTTNAFNGPSFVQSSGLQGLQHLFFNGVPELDFNYLSSLNADRIAATSKSRLFEYNDTLTWTHKQHVVKAGFDIRHIEAITPLGFFGADNYGTFNFNTGKNFTGQEFGDFLIGVPQGTEYDVVQSDNDGISNHYAFFAQDHWNVSQRLTLDYGVRYDFEPGYHDPSGNIGNFNPNVPLSGEAIFPDGAENTLSPGYLASFNACPVGQTTGSPSANGAPCTPVLDNTAAGFPSYLKKVPHLRFMPRFGFAFRPFNDDRTAIRGGFGMYDITTLGSIYYSLTGTLQAATTIYANSETQTGPAYSWPQIYAGQGQSSAAGAYGTAYFGTANAVNWKDPYSEQYTLSVDHEFGAGYGARISYIGMETHDLVWAPNLNDLPTYSSTKSAYFRPLSDRPFPNWGVINTRAVGANANYNALQLDFSHHTGNGLTFDSDYTYAKNLSDDQGPNNTGFAGETGGARAEYGFNREIDFGNVYGTRRHRWNTTLVYSLPFGHGRQFGTHMNRLEDTIAGGWQISSIFLWQSGPYLSPYFPGGNLDPSGTGSGLSSNYQGGSYPGRAQHPDQVAEGKARNANRTDWINKQAYICPGQQGNWQWGDACNVGGTTTDSQGNTVGIAPIGRFGNAQVGSLEGPGTVNWSAGLFKTFTIYREVKLRAEGTFANVLNHTNLNDPNLDISSPQYGTITTARGSDFGSARNGQVSLRLEF